The proteins below come from a single Salinilacihabitans rarus genomic window:
- a CDS encoding FxLYD domain-containing protein, whose protein sequence is MFRRKLLLASGSAFTAVLAGCASGNEEIEGGSRDDDDDEEDGNEADERTDTTSDNDSEDGSEDESEDGSADVGSADLEILDHEMVLEEGDFLDDVYVAATVENSGDERSGQIELQVDWYDEEGNYLDNDTGRLRSLPAGGTWTSRTYALTVDAEDVDDYEIEGEYGDDPRTGAEGLTLVDSSMVVQGDELEIEGQVENETDEDEDYVEVVATVYDGEGRVMGDEWTNVTDLRAGETWAFQFEHFGPDIRNRVEEAADHEVFVTDSVW, encoded by the coding sequence ATGTTCCGGCGGAAACTCCTGCTGGCGAGCGGTTCGGCGTTCACAGCCGTCCTCGCAGGATGTGCATCCGGCAACGAGGAGATCGAAGGTGGATCACGGGACGACGATGACGACGAGGAGGACGGGAACGAAGCCGACGAGCGAACGGATACTACCTCCGACAACGATTCCGAGGACGGTTCCGAAGACGAGTCCGAGGACGGTTCTGCGGATGTCGGAAGCGCGGACCTGGAAATCCTCGATCACGAGATGGTCCTCGAGGAGGGTGACTTCCTGGACGACGTGTACGTCGCAGCGACCGTAGAGAACAGCGGCGACGAGCGGAGTGGCCAGATCGAACTCCAGGTCGACTGGTACGACGAGGAGGGTAACTACCTCGACAACGACACTGGCCGCCTCCGGTCGCTCCCGGCTGGTGGGACGTGGACGTCGCGAACATACGCGCTCACGGTCGATGCCGAGGATGTCGACGATTACGAGATCGAGGGCGAGTACGGTGACGACCCCCGGACTGGGGCCGAGGGACTTACGCTGGTCGACAGCAGCATGGTGGTTCAGGGCGACGAGCTGGAGATCGAGGGTCAGGTCGAAAACGAGACCGACGAGGACGAGGACTACGTCGAGGTGGTCGCGACGGTGTACGACGGCGAAGGTCGCGTGATGGGGGACGAGTGGACGAACGTGACCGACCTGCGTGCTGGCGAGACGTGGGCGTTCCAGTTCGAGCACTTCGGGCCCGATATCCGAAATCGCGTAGAAGAGGCTGCCGACCACGAGGTCTTCGTCACGGATTCGGTCTGGTGA
- a CDS encoding helix-turn-helix domain-containing protein, which translates to MAKYSTGSSSGGGGTTCELCGAESDSLRRATVAGAELEVCPDCAPHGDARGGSNRSDRSSGGSRDGTDRKKKAAQNVARANPIWDGDSEHWEKEGTNYDDDPLPYLVSGYGERLEEARQEAGYRREELAEELGCRESDLLAIEQGRATQAGVGGGLVRALEEYLDVTLTE; encoded by the coding sequence ATGGCCAAATACTCGACGGGCTCGTCGTCGGGTGGCGGCGGGACGACCTGCGAGCTTTGTGGCGCCGAGAGCGACTCGCTGCGACGGGCGACCGTCGCCGGCGCGGAACTCGAAGTCTGTCCCGACTGCGCGCCCCACGGCGACGCACGCGGCGGATCGAACCGCTCGGACCGCTCGTCGGGCGGCTCGCGCGACGGGACCGACCGCAAGAAGAAGGCGGCACAGAACGTCGCGCGGGCGAACCCGATCTGGGACGGCGACTCCGAACACTGGGAGAAGGAGGGGACGAACTACGACGACGACCCGCTCCCGTACCTCGTCTCCGGCTACGGCGAGCGCCTCGAGGAGGCCCGCCAGGAGGCCGGCTACCGGCGCGAGGAACTCGCCGAGGAACTGGGCTGTCGGGAGTCCGACCTGCTGGCGATCGAGCAGGGGCGGGCGACACAGGCCGGCGTCGGCGGCGGTCTGGTCCGCGCGCTGGAGGAGTACCTCGACGTGACCCTCACCGAGTGA
- a CDS encoding alanyl-tRNA editing protein, giving the protein MSGQRAAAEPYTTRFQTEVTAVDGRKVWLETSYFYAESGGQPADRGRIGDVPVEDVRLVDGEHVHVLAEEPSFSAGRRVMCSIDWSFRMYCMRAHTASHALYGAGRRLLDDLGYGGFDIGEEKVRVDFETSTEIDDETLVELDELVNRAVWESRPVSWEEVPVAEARDREGISFNEATEEEAFRKGRVRVVTIGAEDDDERSTNGSSDPWDVAACGGTHVRNTREIGPVTVLGRSNPGEGMTRVEFAVGPRAIERRAVEKRTTLAAKRDLGVGIEDVPDELERLRDERDSLAERRRTLERDLVASRLEGGERIERDGAAWLVAAVEGVSGDAVGEVLRERAGEFADVVVAVGDDGSPFVAVGAAGDESAAAVVDEVTDEFGGGGGGSDRFAQGGGFDAGVDEVVDWLG; this is encoded by the coding sequence ATGAGTGGGCAACGGGCGGCAGCCGAGCCGTACACGACGCGCTTCCAGACCGAGGTGACGGCCGTCGACGGCCGGAAGGTCTGGCTCGAGACGAGCTACTTCTACGCCGAGAGCGGCGGCCAGCCGGCCGACCGCGGCCGGATCGGCGACGTCCCCGTCGAGGACGTCCGACTCGTCGACGGCGAGCACGTACACGTCCTCGCCGAAGAACCGTCGTTTAGCGCCGGTCGCCGCGTAATGTGTTCGATCGACTGGTCGTTCCGGATGTACTGCATGCGAGCGCACACCGCCAGCCACGCCCTCTACGGCGCCGGCCGGCGGCTCCTCGACGACCTCGGCTACGGCGGGTTCGACATCGGCGAGGAGAAGGTGCGCGTCGACTTCGAGACGAGCACCGAGATCGACGACGAGACGCTGGTCGAACTCGACGAACTGGTAAACCGGGCCGTCTGGGAGTCCCGACCGGTCTCGTGGGAGGAGGTGCCGGTCGCGGAGGCCCGCGACCGCGAGGGCATCTCGTTCAACGAAGCGACCGAGGAGGAGGCGTTCCGGAAGGGGCGCGTCCGGGTCGTCACCATCGGCGCCGAGGACGACGACGAGCGCAGCACCAACGGGTCGAGCGACCCGTGGGACGTCGCCGCCTGCGGCGGGACGCACGTGCGAAACACGCGCGAGATCGGGCCCGTGACCGTTCTCGGACGGTCGAATCCCGGCGAGGGGATGACGCGGGTCGAGTTCGCCGTCGGCCCGCGGGCGATCGAGCGGCGGGCGGTCGAGAAGCGGACGACCCTCGCGGCCAAGCGGGACCTCGGCGTCGGCATCGAGGACGTGCCCGACGAACTCGAACGGCTACGGGACGAGCGCGACTCGCTCGCCGAACGACGGCGGACGCTCGAACGCGACCTCGTCGCGAGCCGGCTGGAGGGCGGCGAACGGATCGAGCGCGACGGCGCCGCGTGGCTCGTGGCGGCCGTCGAGGGCGTCTCCGGCGACGCCGTCGGCGAGGTGCTGCGGGAGCGCGCCGGGGAGTTCGCGGACGTGGTCGTCGCGGTCGGCGACGACGGCTCGCCGTTCGTCGCCGTCGGCGCGGCCGGCGACGAGAGCGCCGCGGCCGTCGTCGACGAGGTGACCGACGAGTTCGGCGGGGGCGGCGGCGGCTCCGACCGGTTCGCCCAGGGCGGCGGCTTCGACGCCGGGGTCGACGAGGTCGTCGACTGGCTCGGGTGA
- a CDS encoding mandelate racemase/muconate lactonizing enzyme family protein, translating to MGVDYSQLRDPNAEYTMRDLSAETMGVTRERGGGRDVEITDVQTTMVDGNFPWTLVRVYTDAGIVGTGEAYWGAGVPELVERMKPFVVGENPLDVDRLYEHLIQKMSGEGSVEGVTVTAIAGIEIALHDLAGKILEVPAYQLLGGKYRDHMRVYCDCHTEAEADPEACADEAERVVEELGYDALKFDLDVPSGLEKDRANRHLRPGEIRHKAEIVEQVTERVKDRADVAFDCHWTFSGGSAKRLAEAIEDYDVWWLEDPVPPENLDVQEEVTKSTTTPITVGENRYRVTEERRLIENQAVDIVAPDMPKVGGMRETRKIADVANQYYVPVAMHNVSSPVATMASAHVGAAIPNSLAVEYHSYELGWWDELVEETVIEDGYIEIPEEPGLGVTLDMDAVEEHMVEGETLFDEA from the coding sequence ATGGGAGTCGATTACTCGCAGCTCCGGGACCCGAACGCCGAGTACACGATGCGGGACCTCTCGGCCGAGACGATGGGCGTCACCCGCGAGCGCGGCGGCGGCCGCGACGTCGAGATCACGGACGTCCAGACGACGATGGTCGACGGCAACTTCCCGTGGACGCTCGTCCGGGTCTACACCGACGCGGGGATCGTCGGCACCGGCGAGGCCTACTGGGGCGCCGGGGTACCGGAACTCGTCGAGCGGATGAAGCCGTTCGTCGTCGGCGAGAACCCGCTTGACGTCGACCGCCTCTACGAGCACCTGATCCAGAAGATGTCCGGCGAGGGCAGCGTCGAGGGCGTCACCGTCACCGCCATCGCGGGCATCGAGATCGCCTTGCACGACCTCGCGGGCAAGATCCTCGAGGTGCCGGCCTACCAGCTACTCGGCGGCAAGTACCGCGACCACATGCGGGTCTACTGTGACTGCCACACCGAGGCGGAGGCCGACCCCGAAGCCTGCGCCGACGAGGCCGAGCGCGTCGTCGAAGAACTCGGCTACGACGCGCTGAAGTTCGACCTCGACGTCCCCTCCGGACTCGAGAAAGACCGCGCGAACCGCCACCTCCGGCCCGGCGAGATCCGCCACAAAGCCGAGATCGTCGAGCAGGTCACAGAGCGCGTCAAGGACCGCGCCGACGTCGCCTTCGACTGTCACTGGACGTTCTCCGGCGGCAGCGCGAAGCGCCTCGCGGAGGCCATCGAGGACTACGACGTCTGGTGGCTCGAAGACCCCGTCCCGCCGGAGAACCTCGACGTCCAGGAGGAAGTGACGAAGTCCACGACGACGCCGATCACGGTCGGCGAGAACCGCTATCGCGTCACTGAGGAGCGGCGCCTGATCGAGAACCAGGCGGTCGACATCGTCGCCCCCGACATGCCCAAGGTCGGCGGGATGCGCGAGACCCGCAAGATCGCCGACGTCGCCAATCAGTACTACGTGCCGGTGGCGATGCACAACGTCTCCTCGCCGGTGGCGACGATGGCCAGCGCCCACGTCGGCGCGGCGATCCCGAACTCGCTGGCCGTCGAGTACCACAGCTACGAACTCGGCTGGTGGGACGAGTTGGTCGAGGAGACGGTCATCGAGGACGGCTACATCGAGATCCCCGAGGAGCCGGGACTGGGCGTCACGCTCGACATGGACGCCGTCGAGGAGCACATGGTCGAGGGCGAGACGTTGTTCGACGAGGCGTAA
- a CDS encoding protein translocase SEC61 complex subunit gamma gives MDVPYDLTSYVRVLKMATTPTREEFFQVAKIAGAGILLVGLIGFLMGVVMLLLTGTGGM, from the coding sequence ATGGACGTTCCGTACGACCTCACCTCGTACGTTCGGGTGCTCAAAATGGCGACGACACCCACGCGTGAGGAGTTCTTCCAGGTGGCGAAGATCGCCGGCGCCGGCATCCTGCTCGTCGGGCTCATCGGGTTCCTCATGGGCGTGGTGATGTTGCTCCTGACCGGCACGGGTGGCATGTGA
- a CDS encoding transcription elongation factor Spt5, producing MAIYAVKTTASQEQTVADMIINREESEVHAALAPDSLTSYVMVEADNDAVLERVLEEIPHARTIVPGQSDISEVEHFLSPKPDVEGIAEGDIVELIAGPFKGEKAQVQRIDEGKDQVTVELYEATVPIPVTVRGDQIRVLDSDER from the coding sequence ATGGCAATCTACGCAGTCAAGACCACGGCCAGTCAGGAACAGACCGTCGCCGACATGATCATCAACCGCGAGGAGTCGGAGGTCCACGCCGCGCTGGCGCCGGACTCGCTTACCTCCTACGTGATGGTCGAGGCGGACAACGACGCCGTCCTCGAGCGCGTCCTCGAGGAGATTCCCCACGCCCGGACCATCGTCCCCGGCCAGTCGGACATCTCCGAGGTCGAACACTTCCTCTCGCCGAAGCCGGACGTCGAGGGGATCGCCGAGGGCGACATCGTCGAACTCATCGCGGGGCCGTTCAAAGGCGAGAAGGCCCAGGTCCAGCGCATCGACGAGGGCAAGGACCAGGTGACGGTCGAACTGTACGAGGCGACGGTTCCGATTCCGGTGACGGTACGCGGCGATCAGATCCGCGTGCTAGACTCCGACGAACGATAG
- a CDS encoding cupin domain-containing protein, protein MGYDTVSYDEVEPRAPGMHFLRDALDCETHGITVVEADAGWEGMEHEHGDEDHEETYLLLAGAATLAFDGDEAALEPGDAVRVDPGQPRTLSFDADDSLMVIVGAP, encoded by the coding sequence ATGGGATACGACACCGTGTCCTACGACGAGGTCGAACCGCGCGCCCCCGGCATGCACTTCCTGCGCGACGCGCTCGACTGCGAGACCCACGGGATCACCGTCGTCGAAGCCGACGCGGGCTGGGAGGGGATGGAACACGAACACGGCGACGAGGACCACGAGGAGACGTACCTCCTGTTAGCGGGCGCGGCGACGCTCGCGTTCGACGGCGACGAGGCGGCCCTCGAACCCGGCGACGCCGTCCGGGTCGACCCCGGCCAGCCGCGGACGCTCTCGTTCGACGCCGACGACTCGCTGATGGTGATCGTCGGCGCGCCCTGA
- a CDS encoding DUF7565 family protein, translating to MAWECGIDGCGSVFEDVESAIAHQVNDHERRECKVCGTLVPDGYLAIRHVFTEHSRAEYVRAYGADSRAVRQREDLLEDVDDVVDETRLAEYLRR from the coding sequence ATGGCCTGGGAATGCGGGATCGACGGCTGTGGTTCGGTGTTCGAGGACGTCGAGTCGGCGATCGCTCACCAGGTGAACGACCACGAGCGCCGCGAGTGCAAGGTCTGTGGCACCCTCGTCCCCGACGGCTATCTGGCGATCCGCCACGTCTTCACCGAACACAGCCGCGCGGAGTACGTCCGCGCCTACGGGGCCGACTCCCGGGCCGTCCGCCAGCGCGAGGACCTCCTCGAGGACGTCGACGACGTCGTCGACGAGACCCGCCTCGCGGAGTACCTGCGCCGGTAG
- a CDS encoding PHP-associated domain-containing protein, which translates to MSDGSEFRVDLHVKVLDDRVLERARRADLDAIVYAPHFTRLPEIRARAAAYSSEDLLVVPAREVFTGSWRDRKHVLAVGLEEPVPDFISLDAAMAEFDRQDAAVLVPHPEFLNVSLTEADLRTYRESVDAIEIFNPKHLPSHNRRARDLADEFDLPPFTSSYAHLPGSVGISYTAFEDGIESAADLVDALKEGTPRRVVYRNGLRRLRTTAAELVHLGYENSWQKADRLFLSGTEPTHPRHIAYDGKFDDVAVY; encoded by the coding sequence GTGAGCGACGGATCGGAGTTTCGGGTCGACCTCCACGTGAAGGTCCTCGACGACCGCGTCCTCGAACGGGCGCGCCGGGCGGACCTCGACGCGATCGTCTACGCGCCACACTTCACCCGTCTTCCCGAGATCCGGGCGCGAGCGGCGGCGTACTCGAGCGAAGACCTCCTCGTCGTTCCGGCCCGGGAGGTGTTCACCGGCTCGTGGCGCGACCGCAAGCACGTCCTCGCGGTCGGCCTCGAAGAACCGGTGCCGGACTTCATCTCGCTCGACGCCGCGATGGCCGAGTTCGACCGGCAGGACGCGGCGGTGCTCGTCCCCCACCCCGAGTTCCTGAACGTCTCGCTGACCGAGGCGGACCTCCGGACGTACCGCGAGTCGGTCGACGCCATCGAGATTTTCAACCCGAAACACCTCCCCTCGCACAACCGCCGGGCGCGGGACCTCGCCGACGAGTTCGACCTGCCGCCGTTCACGTCCTCGTACGCCCACCTGCCGGGCTCGGTCGGCATCTCCTACACCGCCTTCGAGGACGGGATCGAGTCGGCGGCCGACCTCGTCGACGCCCTGAAGGAGGGTACGCCGCGGCGGGTCGTCTACCGGAACGGCCTCCGGCGCCTCCGGACGACCGCGGCCGAACTGGTCCACCTCGGCTACGAGAACTCCTGGCAGAAGGCAGACCGGCTGTTCCTCTCGGGGACCGAGCCGACCCACCCGCGTCACATCGCCTACGACGGGAAGTTCGACGACGTGGCGGTCTACTGA
- a CDS encoding Mut7-C RNAse domain-containing protein translates to MRLLVDVMCGRLVPYLRMCGHDTLYAGDRDLEADDDVLAVAAAEGRTVVSRDVELAGRADAAILLDSRAIESQLAALADAGVPLSLADEPRFCGACNGPLARVDRTEPTPEYAPDPAEEPVWRCRDCGQCFWRGSHWDRVRETLSEIGSASEGGREDADQ, encoded by the coding sequence ATGCGCCTGCTCGTCGACGTCATGTGCGGCCGCCTCGTGCCCTACCTGCGGATGTGCGGCCACGACACCCTCTACGCGGGTGACCGCGATCTGGAGGCCGACGACGACGTCCTCGCCGTCGCCGCGGCCGAAGGGCGGACCGTCGTCAGCCGCGACGTCGAACTCGCCGGCCGCGCCGACGCGGCGATCCTGCTCGACTCGCGTGCCATCGAGTCGCAACTGGCGGCGCTCGCGGACGCCGGCGTCCCGCTCTCGCTCGCCGACGAGCCACGGTTCTGCGGGGCCTGCAACGGTCCGCTGGCGCGCGTCGACCGCACGGAGCCGACCCCCGAGTACGCGCCGGATCCGGCCGAGGAGCCGGTCTGGCGGTGTCGCGACTGCGGGCAGTGTTTCTGGCGGGGGAGCCACTGGGACCGGGTGCGGGAGACGCTCTCGGAAATCGGGTCGGCCTCGGAAGGCGGGCGCGAGGACGCCGATCAGTAG
- the polX gene encoding DNA polymerase/3'-5' exonuclease PolX, whose amino-acid sequence MTTNAELAARFEEFADLLEANDVEYKPRAYRRAADAIGAHPAPIADLVEAGDEGAIEEIEGVGDAISAKIIEYVETGEIEELEELRAELPVEMADLTRVEGVGPKTVGTLYRELGVRTLDDLEAAAEAGEIREVTGFGPKTEQNILENLEFARQVGQRQLLGEARPLADDVLAFLESVGAVDRCEVGGSIRRWRETIGDVDVLASTESPEAVVEAFVGWESVDDEIESGPAKASVRVGEVRVDLRVVAPAEFGSALQYFTGSKDHNVRLRNYAIDRGLKLNEYGAFDVSEVDDPDADQRVGDRVAGETEAGMYEALGLPWIPPEIREDRGEIDAAERGDLPDLVTRDDVRGDLHTHTEWSDGNNSIDEMVAAAEERGYEYYCIADHAEGAGVVADVGLSEPEIAEQVEAIREVDAAADVEVLAGIEANVDADGEIGLSEAVIEALDLIVASPHSGLSQDSETAMERLLRAIENPAVDVLGHPSGRLLNQREGLSIDAAALGRAAAEHDTALEVNGNPRRLDLWGSAVQAAIDEGATIAVDTDAHRPATLEYMRWGVHTARRGWAEPADVINAWPLAELRAFLH is encoded by the coding sequence ATGACGACAAACGCCGAACTCGCCGCCCGCTTCGAGGAGTTCGCCGACCTGCTCGAAGCCAACGACGTCGAGTACAAGCCCCGGGCGTACCGCCGGGCGGCCGACGCCATCGGCGCGCACCCGGCGCCGATCGCCGACCTCGTCGAGGCCGGCGACGAGGGGGCGATCGAGGAGATCGAGGGCGTCGGCGACGCCATCTCCGCGAAGATAATCGAGTACGTCGAGACCGGCGAGATCGAGGAACTCGAGGAACTCCGCGCGGAGTTGCCGGTCGAGATGGCCGACCTCACCCGCGTCGAGGGCGTCGGCCCGAAGACCGTCGGGACCCTCTACCGCGAACTCGGCGTCCGGACGCTCGACGACCTCGAAGCGGCGGCCGAAGCGGGCGAGATCCGCGAGGTCACGGGGTTCGGGCCGAAGACCGAGCAAAACATCCTCGAGAACCTCGAGTTCGCCCGGCAGGTCGGCCAGCGCCAGTTGCTGGGCGAGGCCCGGCCGCTGGCCGACGACGTGCTGGCGTTTCTGGAGTCCGTCGGGGCCGTCGACCGCTGTGAGGTCGGCGGCTCGATCCGGCGCTGGCGCGAGACCATCGGCGACGTCGACGTGCTCGCCTCGACGGAGTCACCCGAGGCTGTCGTCGAGGCGTTCGTCGGCTGGGAGTCGGTCGACGACGAGATCGAGTCCGGCCCCGCGAAGGCCAGCGTCCGCGTCGGCGAGGTGCGCGTCGACCTGCGCGTCGTCGCGCCCGCGGAGTTCGGCTCCGCCCTGCAGTACTTCACGGGGAGCAAGGACCACAACGTCCGCCTGCGCAACTACGCGATCGACCGCGGGCTGAAGCTCAACGAGTACGGCGCGTTCGACGTGAGCGAGGTCGACGACCCCGATGCCGACCAGCGCGTCGGCGACCGGGTCGCCGGCGAGACCGAGGCGGGGATGTACGAGGCGCTCGGCCTGCCGTGGATCCCGCCCGAGATCCGCGAGGACCGCGGCGAGATCGACGCCGCCGAGCGCGGCGACCTCCCGGATCTCGTCACCCGCGACGACGTCCGGGGCGACCTCCACACCCACACCGAGTGGTCCGACGGCAACAACTCGATCGACGAGATGGTCGCCGCCGCCGAGGAGCGCGGCTACGAGTACTACTGCATCGCCGACCACGCCGAGGGGGCGGGGGTCGTCGCCGACGTCGGCCTCTCGGAGCCCGAGATCGCGGAGCAGGTCGAGGCGATCCGCGAGGTCGACGCCGCGGCGGACGTCGAGGTGCTTGCGGGGATCGAGGCCAACGTCGACGCCGACGGCGAGATCGGCCTCTCCGAGGCGGTGATCGAGGCGCTCGACCTGATCGTCGCCTCGCCTCACAGCGGCCTCAGCCAGGACTCCGAGACGGCGATGGAGCGACTCCTGCGGGCGATCGAGAACCCGGCGGTCGACGTGCTCGGCCACCCGAGCGGCCGGCTGCTCAACCAGCGCGAGGGGCTGTCGATCGACGCCGCCGCACTCGGCCGCGCCGCCGCCGAACACGACACCGCCCTCGAAGTCAACGGCAACCCCCGCCGGCTCGACCTGTGGGGCAGCGCCGTCCAGGCCGCGATCGACGAGGGCGCGACGATCGCGGTCGACACCGACGCCCACCGGCCCGCCACCCTCGAGTACATGCGGTGGGGCGTCCACACCGCCCGCCGCGGCTGGGCCGAACCCGCGGACGTGATCAACGCGTGGCCGCTCGCGGAGTTGCGGGCGTTCCTGCACTGA
- a CDS encoding DUF5788 family protein → MKEYERKQLLERVEREGATVGADIPDRIEVQGEEIDLREFVFEIKRRETVPPGERERVERAKRNLRRERLQRVQRIEAGDVSREEGERLASSVVGIDRALNALESLGPTDLEREERAQRTADQKRWMSFLKKALGHEDEAATRRGR, encoded by the coding sequence GTGAAAGAGTACGAGCGCAAACAGCTGCTCGAACGCGTCGAACGCGAGGGCGCGACCGTCGGCGCGGACATCCCGGACCGGATCGAGGTGCAAGGCGAGGAGATCGACCTCCGGGAGTTCGTCTTCGAGATCAAGCGCCGCGAGACGGTACCGCCCGGCGAGCGCGAGCGCGTCGAGCGGGCGAAGCGGAACCTGCGACGCGAGCGCCTCCAGCGGGTCCAGCGGATCGAGGCGGGCGACGTCAGCCGCGAGGAGGGCGAGCGACTCGCCAGCAGCGTCGTCGGCATCGACCGGGCGCTGAACGCCTTAGAGAGCCTCGGCCCGACGGATCTGGAACGCGAGGAGCGGGCCCAGCGGACCGCCGACCAGAAGCGGTGGATGTCGTTCCTGAAGAAGGCACTCGGCCACGAGGACGAGGCCGCGACGCGGCGGGGGCGGTAG